TGAATATCGACCGGACTAGGTCGGCCTCGGTCTCGTTGATGATGAGCTTGCGGTCCTTGACCAAATATCCGAGTGGCACGAAACCGCCCATCCACATGCCTCTCCGTCGTGACGCAGCGATTTTGTCACGGATGCGCTCGCCGATCACTTCGCGTTCGAACTGGGCGAAGGACAGGAGCACGTTGAGTGTGAGCCGGCCCATGCTGGTGGTGGTGTTGAACGACTGTGTCACTGACACGAAGGTCACGCTCTTGCGGTCGACCACCTCGAGCAGCTTCGCGAAATCCATCAGCGAGCGGCTCAACCGGTCAATTTTGTAGACCACGACGATGTCGATGGCGCCGGCTTCAATGTCGGCGAGGAGCCGTTTGAGCGCGGGCCGGTCCAAATTACCGCCGGAGTAGCCGCCATCGTCATAGCGGTCGCCGAGCTACATCCACCCTTCGGCCCGCTGGCTCGCGATGTAGGATTCGCAGGCCTCGCGCTGGGCGTCGAGGCTATTGAATTCCTGCTCCAGACCTTCTTCGGTTGATTTGCGGGTGTAGACCGCGCAGCGGAGCTTCTTTCGAATGGCGAGGGTAGGTTTCGCCGCCATCACGCGCTCCGCTGGTTCTTCAGGCCGAAGAACACCAGACCGTTCCATCGTGTGCCGGTGATTGCGCGGGCCACAGCCGACAGCGACTTGTAAGGCCGCCCCTGGTATTCGAAATCCTCGTCCTGAACTGTGACGCAGTGCTCGACGCCCTGCCACTCGCGGATCATACGCGTGCCGGCGATCGGTCGAGTCTCGATTGTCGGGCGCCGCCGGCCAGCCTTGCCCTCGAGTTCGTCGGCCAGCGCTTCCAGCCGTTCGATGGTTTCGGGCTTGAGCCCGCCATAGGCCAATTCCTGGATGCGATAGGCCAGCCGGCTTTCCGGTTGTAGAGCGGCGGCTCCCGTTCGAACAGCTCGCGCCACTTCTGGCGCAGGGCTCCGATCGGGGCGGTTTTCAGGGCGGCCAATTGGGCCAAGACACCGTCAGCCATTTAGCGTTCTCCGGTCCAGGAGGTCGGATGTCCGCTCTGCTGTTCGAAAGTGTCGAGGAAAAATTCTCCGGTGCGGAGCGATTTTTCTCTGGACTGCCGCGCCAACATCCGGCTCAGGCCCGCGGCCAGAATTTCAGCGATTTCGCCTAGGTGTTCGGTTTCGCTGCGTGCCTGCATAGGTGCGACAACGGCGCACGCAAAGAAAAACGTCAATGGAAATCAATGGCTTGGTGAAATCCCGCGAAAAAATAAGAAGCCGAGAGTAGGCCACGGTTGTGGATTTTCCACGCGAGTGACGAGCTCCCATCGCGTCGCTCCGTCCAAGGTCGCAGACAGTATGGGGCGGTGGCTTTCGATGGGCAACTAAGGGAATTGCGTAACGCACCATCAGGGACACGTAACAACACCCTGTTCGTTTCAGCGATAAAACTCGGGCAACTCGTCGCAGCTGGAGCTCTCGACCTCCAAGAGGTCCGTGCAGGCCTGGAGCAGGCGATACTACCGTGGCCGAATTTGCGGAAGTCGCTCGCCACACTCGATCGCGGTTTGGAGCGAGGGTTGTCCGAGCCACGCGAAATTCCAGAACTGACGCAATCAAGCTCGAGGGCTGCCCAATCTGTGGGCGCTGTAAGAGAGCACACGCCACTCGACGAGAGACTGGCTCAGCTTGACGCCACTGATCGCGGCAATGCCATGCGGTTCGTCGAGCGAAATAGGCACAGACTTCGGCACTGTGAAAAGACCGGTTGGGTTTGGTGGAACGACGGCCACTGGTCCCACGAGGGCGCCGATGCGGCTGTGTTGCGTGCGGTGCATGAGACCGTCGATGCGATCAAGACGGAAGGCGCAATCAAAAGAGGACATCCCGATGGAAATACAAGCGAAGAAGCTACTGATTTGGGCTGAGAAATCGGCAGGGGCGCGCCACATGGGCGCGATCCCGACACATGCAGCACCCTATATGGTGGTGCACATCAACGACCTGGACTCGGACCTGTTTCTGCTGAACGTTCAGAACGGTACCATCGTCATTCGTCGTCTAGATGATGGCAATGTAAGCGTCACTTTGAAGCCGCACGATCCCGACGATCTCATCACTAGATTATCGCCGGTCACTTTCGATCCGGGGGCAACCTGTCCGACCTATGACGCGGCGCTCGCACACGTCCAGCCGGATGCAGACGTCCGCGCATTTTTGCATCGGGCCATCGGCTATGCGGCTACCGGAGATACGAGCGAACAAAAGCTGTTCTTCTTTTATGGTGGCGGACGCAATGGCAAATCCACGTTTGTTGACGCCTGGGCGTACGTGCTTGGGACGTATGCGGCCACCATACCGATTGAGACGTTCTTGTCGGGCGCTCAAAGCCGGTACGCAGGCTAGGCGTCGCCGCACTTGGCGCGGCTGCGCGCCATACGGATGCTCCG
The Rhodoplanes sp. Z2-YC6860 genome window above contains:
- a CDS encoding recombinase family protein, with product MAAKPTLAIRKKLRCAVYTRKSTEEGLEQEFNSLDAQREACESYIASQRAEGWM
- a CDS encoding DUF2924 domain-containing protein; amino-acid sequence: MARAVRTGAAALQPESRLAYRIQELAYGGLKPETIERLEALADELEGKAGRRRPTIETRPIAGTRMIREWQGVEHCVTVQDEDFEYQGRPYKSLSAVARAITGTRWNGLVFFGLKNQRSA